The genomic interval AGTCAAACCGGAAGGAAAAGCACTGATGTCTGCCGAAGCATTTGCCAGAGGATATCCGGATTTGATCGGCAGTCAGTTGTTGTGAGGTTATACTTCGGACGGGTGAAATCTGGAATTTAAAGAGTTGTGTCATACCGGACCTGATCCGGTATCCAGAGTCCACAGAGCGCCGCATACCCATGGATTCCGTGTCAAGCATGGAATGACATTTTGCCTGGTTCCACCTTTTAACCGTTGTGAGGTTATAACGGTTGGATCACAATCTCGGTGGTCACAGAACTGGCAATGAAGCATTGCTTGTGAGCCAGTTCATGCATGTCATGAAGTTCCTGCTCTGTAGGCAGATTGACACCACCAAAGGTGATGTCCGGTCGAAGAATGACGCGGGTCATCATCATTTTGCCGCTTTCGTTTTTTTCCAGATAGCCTGTAGCTTCGTCATTGTAAGCATCGACAATGAACCGTTTTTTGGAAGCGATGGCCAGGAATGTGAGCATGTGGCAACTGGAAAGCGAACCTGTGAACATTTCTTCAGGATCCACACAATCTGGCGAACCGAAAAACGCGGTTGCGGCAGAGCCTGAAATGGTTTGTCCATTTTTATAACGAACTGTGTGTTCCCGGTTGTAAGTTTTCCAATCAAAATCAGCAGTGGTTCGTTGCCAGACAAGCTGTGTTTTGTGTTCAGACATAAAAAACCTTTCAACATCAATTGTTCATGACCAGGTAGGTCAGATAGGCACCATATCCTGTCAACAGCGCAACCCCTTCCCACCTTTCAATTTCAAGTCCGCTCCATGCCAGTGGCAACAAAAACAGAGCTGTCACCAGCATCACACCATAATCCACAAGACTGAAGGCTTCCGATGAAATAGGTCCCAGCAAGGACGCAACACCCAGAATGCCCAGGATATTGAAAATATTGGATCCCACTACGTTACCGATAGCCATATCCGACTCACCTTTCAAAGCCGCGGTGATGGAAGTCGCTAACTCAGGCATACTGGTGCCTACCGCGACAATCGTTAATCCGATAATGGCATCACTGACCCCGAAATATTTGGCGAGATCCACGGCGCCATCAACGAACAGTGAACCTCCGGCCACCAGCATGATCAAGCCACCCACGATCAGGATGCCGCACAGCCATGTTTTTTCGCTGAGTCCGCCGGCCTGCTCAGTGATTTCACCTTCAGCTTCAGGATTTTTTTCCTTCGTTCCCTGAATGTAGTTATAAACGGTATAGGCGATAATACCCGAAAACAACAGCAGACCATCCCACCATTGCAGGGTATGATCAAGCAGCAGGATCCAAAGGAAAACGGAGACGCCAATCATGATCGGAATATCTCTCCGGATTACCTGAACCTGAACTTTCAGGGGTCGGATCAGTGCGGTAAGGCCAAGGATGAGCGCGATATTGGCAATGTTTGAACCGATCACATTCCCAAGGGCAATCGCGCCGTTGCCACTGAGGGATGCTTTGGCACTGACCGCCAGTTCCGGCGCGCTTGTTCCGAAAGAAATGATCGTCAGACCAATGATCAGCGGGGGAACACCAAATTTAAGGGCTAGCGCAGAACTGCCCCTGACCAGAATATCAGCACCGATTGTTAAAATAATAAACCCGGCGATCAGGTAAACAACCATCATAGTGATTCCTTCAAGTAAAGGTGAGTATTGTAAGGGATTTAGAATACACTTCTTTTATTGACATTTTTTTTTCACAACGCAATAGCAAAGATAACATTTATTGAGATAATGAATAAGCTTGTCCCAGCATCACAGCCATGGTTTTTCTGAACGGCAGTGAAATCCACAGATCGGGGAAGGTATCCCCGTTGATATCATTCACATGAAGAAAGGCCGGAGGACTTCCCATGGGAGCTGTTGTCGCCGCGATAAACCGCGAGATAAAGGCCTCCTGTGTTGTGATCATTTCCTGATTTCCCTGATGCTGACTCAAAATCAACGCAATATCCCCTGTTCTGCGAGAGAGTGATACCGTGGTAAAAATAAAACTGTTTCCGATGATAAAATCGGAGAAGTTATCCTTGTTCAAATCCGCAATGACTATTTGTTCCGGACCATTTCCCGCACCAATTTCCAGTTTTCTGAAGGAAAAATCCCCGTTTCCATACAGCAGGGTCAAGGTCTCAGCGGCTTGCGTTGTGATTGCCAGATCGCTCTTGCCATCACCATCCCAGTCTCCGGATTTCATGTCTTGAGGAATCCCGCTGAGTGTCATGGTGACAACCTTTTCAAAATCACGGCCATTGCCGGGGTTTTTCCAGATTTCAAGAAGTTTTTGATCTTGCGACAAAACAGCGAGATCAAGGCTGGAATCGCCATTCCAGTCGTCGCCAATAACCCGGATTGGCAGAACACCGGTTGTTACAATCGCGACAGGAAGGTTAGAAAAAATGCCATTACCATCATTGAACAGAATGGTGATGGTGTTGCTACCATAATTTACAGTTGCGATATCGGTGAACTGATCATGATTCCAGTCTCCGGTCGCAAGAAATAAGGGAAGGCTTTCAACAACATAGGTCAGCGATTTGAGGAAAGCACCATCCCCCACTCCATTCCAGAGTGTGACCGTAGACGAACTTGTATCTGAAACCGCAAAATCCTGAAAGCCATCGGTATCATTGTCAAATTGACCTGAAACCATGTGTTGACGCCAAAGGATGATGCTGTTCGGGTCTGAAAAGGGATAAACTGTTTCAGTTTCCAGCAAGGCTTCTACCGGAGTCATTGAATCGATATCCGGTATGGTTTTGTGAAGGCGGATGGTTCGGTCTGTCAGTAAATCAGCGGTGGGCTGGGTCAACGGTGAGGTGACTACAATGCCATCGATGTGACTCCCCCCCTTCCACCCTAGAGAGGTGATAAACATCGGGTTTTCTCCAGCGGAAATTTCGTAGGGCGTTTGGAAGAACGTACCCGTGGTTGCGGAGGGTTCGGGAGATGGTGCTTCATTACGATGATCCGAGGCACAATCGGCTAAAAACAGCGTGGAAACAATAAGCAACAGGGAAAAATACCGGCTTGAATTCACAACGATCCTTGGAAAGAAGGGGCCTGAAATTAAATCATGAAGGTGACTCTCAACAACATGAGTGTGACATGTTCATTGATGATTCCGTTTTATGAACCATCATATCAGAGGAAGCAAGAGTTTTATCATGGACGAGAGGCAGGGAAGGGAAATCTCCCGTTGAAGAACGGGAGACTTACTTGACTATGTAGTTGGCGTGGGGCTGGCGCTGGTACTTGGTGCCGCGGCAGGCGTTGCCTTGGACGCCTCACTGCCGCTGTTTCCGCTCTCTGCAGATGAAGTTGCTTTAGTACTGCTACCTTTGCCCTCTGAAGACGTGCCGCTCTGGGAATAGCCATCCTTATACCAACCACCACCTTTCAAATGAAAAGCACTGGCTGAAACTTTGCGGGTAGCAGTTGGTTTTCCACAGGCAGGACACGTTTCTGTGGGTGAATCACTGAATTTTTGGAGCTCTTCAAATTCATGATGACAATCACCACATGAATACTCATAAATTGGCATATTGACTCTCTCCATGAAACCATTATTATTCGGACCCTTCTCAGGAT from SAR324 cluster bacterium carries:
- a CDS encoding zinc ribbon domain-containing protein; this translates as MPIYEYSCGDCHHEFEELQKFSDSPTETCPACGKPTATRKVSASAFHLKGGGWYKDGYSQSGTSSEGKGSSTKATSSAESGNSGSEASKATPAAAPSTSASPTPTT
- a CDS encoding calcium/sodium antiporter, with amino-acid sequence MMVVYLIAGFIILTIGADILVRGSSALALKFGVPPLIIGLTIISFGTSAPELAVSAKASLSGNGAIALGNVIGSNIANIALILGLTALIRPLKVQVQVIRRDIPIMIGVSVFLWILLLDHTLQWWDGLLLFSGIIAYTVYNYIQGTKEKNPEAEGEITEQAGGLSEKTWLCGILIVGGLIMLVAGGSLFVDGAVDLAKYFGVSDAIIGLTIVAVGTSMPELATSITAALKGESDMAIGNVVGSNIFNILGILGVASLLGPISSEAFSLVDYGVMLVTALFLLPLAWSGLEIERWEGVALLTGYGAYLTYLVMNN
- a CDS encoding OsmC family protein, producing MSEHKTQLVWQRTTADFDWKTYNREHTVRYKNGQTISGSAATAFFGSPDCVDPEEMFTGSLSSCHMLTFLAIASKKRFIVDAYNDEATGYLEKNESGKMMMTRVILRPDITFGGVNLPTEQELHDMHELAHKQCFIASSVTTEIVIQPL
- a CDS encoding VCBS repeat-containing protein, which encodes MNSSRYFSLLLIVSTLFLADCASDHRNEAPSPEPSATTGTFFQTPYEISAGENPMFITSLGWKGGSHIDGIVVTSPLTQPTADLLTDRTIRLHKTIPDIDSMTPVEALLETETVYPFSDPNSIILWRQHMVSGQFDNDTDGFQDFAVSDTSSSTVTLWNGVGDGAFLKSLTYVVESLPLFLATGDWNHDQFTDIATVNYGSNTITILFNDGNGIFSNLPVAIVTTGVLPIRVIGDDWNGDSSLDLAVLSQDQKLLEIWKNPGNGRDFEKVVTMTLSGIPQDMKSGDWDGDGKSDLAITTQAAETLTLLYGNGDFSFRKLEIGAGNGPEQIVIADLNKDNFSDFIIGNSFIFTTVSLSRRTGDIALILSQHQGNQEMITTQEAFISRFIAATTAPMGSPPAFLHVNDINGDTFPDLWISLPFRKTMAVMLGQAYSLSQ